The following coding sequences lie in one Alloacidobacterium dinghuense genomic window:
- the glmS gene encoding glutamine--fructose-6-phosphate transaminase (isomerizing): MCGIVGYVGKKEVVPVIIEGLRRLEYRGYDSAGIAVGGTGNGLELRRAPGKLRKLEEVLSDRPIHGTYGIGHTRWATHGRPTEENAHPHRDCTGRIVVVHNGIVENYLALKHELAAEGHKFVTETDTEIIAHLIEQEMASAATSGKTMPLEEAVRRSVARLTGAFAIVVISADEPDKIVAARFGPPAVIGLGEGEYFVASDVPGILHHTRNLYFLADGDMAVITPSGVQLTDFHGNPIERQVQRIQWDPIQAEKGGYKHFMLKEIFEQPRAIRDTTLGRISLDTGKVFLSEMKISDEDFRRATKINIAACGTSWHAATAGKFMIERLARVPVEVDYASEYRYRDPIPDPTALGLLITQSGETADTLAAQREMISKGSKTIAICNVVGAMIAREAHGTIYTHAGPEIGVASTKAFTAQLVALFLFAVHLAQARQTISEDEGRALLEELTMLPGKVEEILKTVDGECEKLARIYSNVSDFLFLGRGIHYPIALEGALKLKEISYIHAEGYPAGEMKHGPNALIDETLPVVVLATQDKSNRDSKLRYEKTLSNIQEVTARSGKVIAVAVEGDTDIGHLVEHVLHVPHTSELLLSVLDVIPLQLLAYHIAVRRGCDVDQPRNLAKSVTVE; encoded by the coding sequence ATGTGTGGGATTGTTGGCTACGTTGGAAAAAAGGAAGTGGTTCCTGTCATCATCGAAGGCTTGCGCCGTCTGGAATACCGCGGCTACGACTCAGCCGGTATCGCCGTCGGCGGAACAGGCAATGGCCTGGAACTGCGCCGTGCCCCGGGCAAACTGCGCAAGCTTGAAGAAGTCCTCAGCGACCGTCCCATTCATGGGACCTATGGCATAGGGCACACGCGCTGGGCGACGCATGGCCGTCCAACGGAAGAAAACGCCCACCCGCACCGCGACTGCACAGGCCGCATCGTTGTCGTCCACAACGGCATCGTAGAGAACTACCTCGCCCTCAAGCACGAACTCGCCGCCGAGGGTCATAAATTCGTAACTGAAACAGATACAGAAATCATCGCGCACCTCATCGAGCAGGAAATGGCCTCCGCCGCGACTTCCGGCAAGACGATGCCGCTCGAAGAAGCCGTGCGCCGCTCGGTTGCGCGACTAACGGGAGCCTTCGCGATTGTGGTCATCTCGGCTGACGAGCCCGATAAGATCGTGGCGGCGCGCTTTGGTCCGCCCGCTGTGATCGGGTTGGGCGAAGGCGAATACTTCGTTGCCTCGGACGTGCCTGGGATTCTGCATCACACGCGAAATCTCTATTTCCTCGCGGACGGCGACATGGCGGTGATCACGCCTTCGGGCGTTCAACTAACCGACTTCCATGGCAACCCCATCGAGCGCCAGGTGCAGCGCATCCAGTGGGACCCGATCCAGGCAGAAAAAGGCGGCTACAAGCATTTCATGCTCAAGGAAATTTTCGAGCAGCCGCGAGCGATTCGCGACACCACGCTCGGCCGCATATCGCTCGACACCGGCAAGGTCTTTTTGAGCGAGATGAAGATCAGCGATGAAGACTTCCGCCGCGCTACGAAAATCAACATTGCCGCTTGCGGCACCAGCTGGCACGCTGCTACGGCGGGTAAGTTTATGATTGAGCGCCTCGCACGCGTTCCGGTCGAAGTGGACTACGCAAGCGAATATCGCTATCGCGACCCGATTCCCGATCCAACTGCACTGGGCTTGCTGATCACGCAGTCGGGCGAAACAGCGGATACGCTTGCGGCGCAGCGCGAGATGATCAGCAAGGGATCGAAGACGATCGCCATCTGCAACGTCGTCGGCGCCATGATTGCGCGCGAGGCTCACGGCACGATCTACACCCACGCTGGGCCGGAGATCGGCGTCGCCTCGACCAAAGCCTTCACGGCACAACTGGTTGCTCTCTTTCTCTTTGCTGTGCACCTTGCACAGGCGCGTCAGACCATCTCCGAGGACGAAGGCCGCGCCCTGCTTGAAGAACTGACGATGCTGCCCGGCAAGGTCGAAGAGATTCTGAAAACTGTAGACGGCGAATGCGAGAAGCTCGCCCGGATTTATTCGAACGTCAGCGATTTTCTCTTTCTTGGACGGGGCATCCACTACCCCATCGCTCTTGAAGGCGCGCTCAAGCTGAAGGAAATTTCCTATATTCACGCGGAAGGCTATCCCGCAGGCGAGATGAAGCACGGCCCCAACGCGCTCATCGACGAGACGCTTCCGGTGGTCGTGTTGGCTACGCAGGACAAGAGCAATCGCGACTCGAAACTACGATACGAGAAGACACTCTCGAATATTCAGGAAGTCACTGCGCGTTCTGGCAAGGTTATCGCTGTCGCCGTCGAAGGGGACACAGACATCGGCCATCTCGTGGAACATGTGCTGCATGTTCCGCATACATCGGAGCTGCTGCTATCAGTGCTCGATGTGATTCCGTTGCAGCTGCTGGCCTACCACATCGCGGTGCGGCGCGGTTGCGATGTTGACCAGCCGCGCAATCTGGCAAAATCTGTCACCGTGGAATAG